One Halostagnicola kamekurae DNA segment encodes these proteins:
- the uvrA gene encoding excinuclease ABC subunit UvrA codes for MSKEYIEVRGAEEHNLKDLDVSIPRESFTVVTGLSGSGKSSLAFETVYAEGQRRYIESLSAYARNFLGQMDKPQVETVEGLSPAISIDQKNAANNPRSTVGTVTELHDYLRLLYARVGTPHCPECGREVGEQSAQNMVERILELPEGTKVKLAAPVVRDQKGAFEDLFDELVSEGYARVEVDGEEHDLSLDRPDLDENFDHTIDVIVDRISVSAENRPRIIDSVETALDEADGVMKVILPDRPADVDLGSESRTTGALGEETDDDDDRLVVEFSKDLACTHCGIDVPEIETRSFSFNSPHGACPECEGLGETKEIDESLVVQDESKALKHVFEPWSYNRSYYQTRLDAVAEHFDVSLSTPFEELDESIRQAFLYGTSEQVLFKRRTKNGTRRKQKRFEGVIPNLERRYVETDSDSTREHIEDYMSATECPSCDGTRLKAASRAVLVDDTAITDINAASIGDALGHFESMEADLTEREKVIAEEILKEIRARLGFMCEVGLEYLTLDREAATLSGGESQRIRLATQIGSGLVGVLYVLDEPSIGLHQRDNDRLLDTLEELRDLGNTLLVVEHDEETMRRADNVIDMGPGPGKRGGEVVVNGPVDELKDCEESITGDYLSGRRAIPVPEQRREPDGALTILGARQHNLDDLDVDIPTGCFTAITGVSGSGKSTLMHDVLYKGLSRQMNDNTSVIPGEHDSLEGLDQIETVRLIDQSPIGRTPRSNPATYTNVFDYVRELFAETKLSKQRGYEKGRFSFNVKGGRCEECGGQGTVKIEMNFLSDVYVPCEECGGDRYNDATLDVTYKGKTISDVLEMSVEEAYDFFESSSQIRRRLELLKDVGLDYMKLGQPSTTLSGGEAQRIKLAEELGKKDSGETLYLLDEPTTGLHSEDERKLIDVLHRLTDNGNTIAVIEHELDLVKNADHVIDLGPEGGENGGEVVATGTPEEVAQLESSYTGQYLRDLLPDVDLEGPRGERVEPVTAPTDDD; via the coding sequence ATGAGCAAAGAGTACATCGAGGTGCGGGGTGCTGAGGAACACAACCTCAAGGATCTCGACGTCTCGATTCCCCGCGAGTCGTTCACCGTCGTCACCGGCCTCTCGGGATCGGGCAAGTCCTCCCTCGCGTTCGAAACCGTCTACGCCGAGGGCCAGCGCCGATACATCGAGAGCCTCTCGGCGTACGCTCGGAACTTCCTCGGGCAGATGGACAAACCACAGGTCGAGACCGTCGAAGGTCTCTCGCCGGCGATCTCGATCGACCAGAAGAACGCGGCGAACAACCCGCGTTCGACGGTCGGGACGGTGACGGAACTGCACGACTATCTTCGCCTTCTCTACGCTCGCGTCGGCACGCCCCACTGCCCCGAGTGCGGCCGGGAAGTCGGCGAACAGAGCGCCCAGAACATGGTCGAGCGCATCCTCGAGCTTCCCGAGGGGACGAAAGTCAAGCTCGCAGCACCCGTCGTGCGCGACCAGAAGGGGGCCTTCGAGGACCTGTTCGACGAACTCGTCTCGGAGGGGTACGCACGGGTCGAAGTCGACGGCGAGGAACACGACCTGAGCCTCGATCGCCCGGATCTCGACGAGAACTTCGATCACACGATCGACGTGATCGTCGACCGGATCTCGGTCTCGGCCGAGAATCGGCCGCGGATCATCGACAGCGTCGAGACGGCCCTCGACGAGGCCGACGGCGTCATGAAAGTCATCCTCCCCGATCGGCCCGCGGACGTCGATCTCGGCTCCGAATCGCGTACGACCGGCGCGCTGGGCGAGGAGACCGATGACGACGACGATCGGCTCGTCGTCGAGTTCTCGAAGGATCTGGCGTGTACCCACTGCGGGATCGACGTTCCCGAGATCGAGACGCGGAGCTTCTCGTTTAACTCGCCCCACGGAGCCTGCCCGGAGTGTGAGGGGCTCGGCGAGACCAAAGAGATCGACGAGAGCCTCGTCGTCCAGGACGAGTCCAAGGCCCTGAAACACGTCTTCGAACCCTGGAGCTACAACCGGTCGTACTACCAGACGCGCCTCGACGCGGTCGCCGAGCACTTCGACGTCTCGCTGTCGACCCCCTTCGAGGAGCTAGACGAGTCCATCCGGCAGGCGTTTCTCTACGGAACGAGCGAGCAGGTGCTGTTCAAGCGCCGAACGAAAAACGGCACCCGACGCAAGCAAAAGCGCTTCGAGGGCGTCATCCCGAACTTGGAGCGCCGCTACGTCGAGACCGACTCCGACTCGACCCGCGAGCACATCGAGGATTACATGAGCGCCACGGAGTGTCCGTCCTGTGACGGTACGCGCCTCAAGGCGGCCTCGCGAGCAGTACTGGTCGACGACACGGCGATCACGGACATCAACGCCGCCAGCATCGGCGACGCGCTCGGCCACTTCGAGTCGATGGAAGCCGACCTCACCGAGCGCGAGAAGGTCATCGCCGAGGAGATTCTAAAGGAGATCCGCGCCCGGCTCGGGTTCATGTGCGAGGTCGGCCTCGAGTACCTCACGCTCGATCGGGAAGCCGCGACGCTCTCGGGCGGCGAGAGCCAGCGCATTCGGCTGGCGACTCAGATCGGCTCCGGCCTCGTCGGCGTGCTCTACGTTCTGGACGAGCCCTCGATCGGCCTCCACCAGCGGGACAACGACCGGCTGCTCGACACCCTAGAAGAGCTTCGCGACCTCGGCAACACCCTGCTCGTCGTCGAGCACGACGAGGAGACGATGCGCCGGGCGGACAACGTCATCGACATGGGCCCCGGTCCGGGCAAACGCGGCGGCGAGGTCGTCGTCAACGGCCCCGTCGACGAACTCAAAGACTGCGAGGAGTCGATCACCGGCGACTACCTCTCCGGGCGGCGGGCGATTCCGGTTCCCGAACAGCGCCGCGAGCCCGACGGCGCGCTCACGATCCTCGGCGCGAGACAGCACAACCTCGACGACCTCGACGTGGACATCCCGACCGGTTGTTTCACCGCGATCACCGGCGTCTCGGGCTCGGGCAAGTCGACGCTCATGCACGACGTGCTGTACAAGGGACTCTCCCGGCAGATGAACGACAACACGAGCGTTATCCCGGGCGAGCACGACTCGCTCGAGGGGCTCGATCAGATCGAAACCGTGCGGCTGATCGATCAGTCGCCGATCGGGAGGACGCCGCGATCGAACCCGGCGACGTACACTAACGTCTTCGACTACGTCCGTGAGCTGTTCGCCGAGACCAAGCTCTCGAAACAGCGCGGCTACGAGAAGGGACGGTTCTCCTTCAACGTCAAGGGCGGGCGCTGCGAGGAGTGTGGCGGCCAGGGAACCGTCAAGATCGAGATGAACTTCCTCTCGGATGTCTACGTGCCCTGCGAGGAGTGTGGCGGCGACCGGTACAACGACGCCACCCTCGACGTGACCTACAAGGGCAAGACGATCTCGGACGTCCTCGAGATGTCCGTCGAGGAAGCCTACGACTTCTTCGAGTCCTCGAGCCAGATCCGGCGCCGACTCGAACTGCTGAAAGACGTCGGACTCGACTATATGAAACTCGGCCAGCCCTCGACGACGCTGTCGGGCGGCGAGGCCCAGCGGATCAAACTCGCCGAGGAACTGGGCAAGAAGGACTCGGGCGAGACGCTGTACTTGCTCGACGAGCCGACGACCGGCCTGCACAGCGAGGACGAGCGCAAACTCATCGACGTGCTCCACCGGCTGACCGACAACGGCAACACTATCGCCGTCATCGAACACGAACTCGACCTCGTGAAAAACGCCGACCACGTCATCGACCTCGGCCCCGAAGGCGGAGAAAACGGCGGTGAAGTCGTCGCGACGGGAACGCCCGAGGAGGTCGCCCAACTCGAGAGTTCCTACACCGGCCAGTATCTGCGCGACCTGTTGCCCGACGTCGACCTCGAGGGGCCTCGAGGCGAGCGGGTCGAACCGGTCACGGCACCGACGGACGACGACTGA
- a CDS encoding universal stress protein: MTMYDRILVAIDDSDHAATALAHAIDLATSVDATVFALTVVEPSSPLSFGVEEVDELNEAASRLVEETREAAAGADDLEVRVDVLRGEPSDAILEYAAEIDAELLVVGQGSADGIAETLLGSTAERLSQRTTTPMTIVPPPESKGE; the protein is encoded by the coding sequence ATGACCATGTACGACCGCATCCTCGTCGCGATCGACGACAGCGACCACGCGGCGACCGCCTTAGCGCACGCGATCGACCTCGCGACGTCAGTCGACGCGACCGTCTTCGCGCTCACCGTCGTCGAACCGTCCTCGCCGCTATCGTTCGGCGTCGAGGAAGTCGACGAACTCAACGAGGCCGCGAGTCGCCTGGTCGAAGAGACACGCGAGGCCGCCGCCGGTGCCGACGACCTCGAGGTCCGCGTCGACGTGCTCCGAGGGGAACCGAGCGACGCGATTCTCGAGTACGCCGCGGAGATCGACGCGGAACTGCTCGTCGTCGGCCAGGGAAGCGCGGACGGGATTGCGGAGACGCTGCTCGGAAGCACGGCCGAGCGCCTCTCCCAGCGGACGACGACGCCGATGACGATCGTTCCCCCGCCGGAGTCGAAGGGCGAGTAA
- a CDS encoding digeranylgeranylglycerophospholipid reductase codes for MNDEYDVVIAGAGPAGGQCARDLATRGYDVVVLETEAEDEFPRQSNKSTAGTFPSMMSAFGVPDDVVMNYTENVVLESPTDYYVRRQPGAVLEFADFKRFLVADSREDGAEYVFDAHVTEPIMEDGEPIGVRYNGSEEVYADIVIDATGPSAPIAKKLGVSDLERTNHAIGIEYELEGIEIDRQGYADLTDAMMLRLDHDLAPGGYSWIFHTGADTAKVGICYIQNESHQNYARDDFSVDDYLQHWLETDPRFADASRIEGKQHRGSAHIQMPGQLYTDRFMAIGDTVPSVDPLWGEGINKCMRSGRAAATTADACLKHGGLEPTAENLEVYETLWHRDVAPNMDSRLLMTELLYLASNERYDRLMADLSRLDDDTLARANKGDKRAILRLLEPGDLPLLAKFARQRLTSR; via the coding sequence ATGAACGACGAGTACGATGTGGTGATCGCCGGTGCAGGGCCCGCTGGGGGCCAGTGTGCGCGCGATCTCGCGACGCGGGGATACGACGTCGTCGTCCTCGAGACCGAGGCCGAAGACGAGTTCCCGCGTCAGTCGAACAAATCGACCGCGGGAACCTTCCCGTCGATGATGTCCGCGTTCGGCGTTCCGGACGACGTCGTAATGAACTACACCGAGAACGTCGTCCTCGAGTCGCCGACCGACTACTACGTCCGACGACAGCCCGGTGCCGTCCTCGAGTTCGCCGACTTCAAGCGGTTCCTGGTCGCGGACAGCCGCGAGGACGGTGCGGAGTACGTCTTCGACGCCCACGTCACGGAACCGATCATGGAAGACGGCGAGCCGATCGGCGTCCGGTACAACGGCTCCGAAGAGGTCTACGCCGATATCGTGATCGACGCGACGGGCCCGAGCGCGCCCATCGCGAAGAAACTCGGCGTCAGCGACCTAGAGCGGACGAACCACGCGATCGGGATCGAGTACGAACTCGAGGGGATCGAGATCGACCGGCAGGGTTACGCCGACCTGACCGACGCGATGATGCTCCGTCTCGACCACGACCTCGCGCCCGGCGGCTACTCGTGGATCTTCCACACGGGCGCGGACACGGCGAAAGTCGGCATCTGTTACATCCAAAACGAGAGTCACCAGAACTACGCGCGCGACGACTTCAGCGTCGACGACTACCTCCAGCACTGGCTCGAGACCGATCCCCGATTCGCAGACGCCTCGCGCATCGAGGGCAAACAACACCGCGGCTCCGCGCACATCCAGATGCCGGGCCAGCTGTATACGGATCGGTTCATGGCCATCGGCGACACCGTCCCGTCGGTCGACCCACTCTGGGGCGAGGGGATCAACAAGTGCATGCGCTCGGGTCGGGCCGCCGCGACCACGGCCGACGCCTGTCTCAAACACGGCGGTCTCGAACCGACCGCCGAGAACCTCGAGGTCTACGAAACCCTCTGGCACCGGGACGTCGCGCCGAACATGGATTCGCGTCTGTTGATGACCGAACTGCTGTATCTCGCCTCGAACGAGCGGTACGATCGGCTGATGGCCGACCTCTCGCGTCTGGACGACGATACCCTGGCGAGGGCGAACAAGGGAGACAAACGCGCGATCCTCCGACTGCTCGAGCCCGGCGACCTCCCGCTGTTGGCGAAGTTCGCCCGCCAGCGGCTCACCTCGCGCTGA
- a CDS encoding SDR family NAD(P)-dependent oxidoreductase: protein MDGPDLTGQVVLVTGSGRGIGRELLLSTAECGARVAVHYHTSAEEAREVAAAARERGAPDSTTVQGDVTDPDSVDDLVSAVESELGTVDVLVNNVGDFAPEHWESIDLETWNRVLETNLNGTALCSKRVLPGMREAGYGRIVNLGYASSDRAMVDPKNFPYFVAKTGVLQFTRMLAADTQDDGITVNAISPYVVENSAEFPEELPRGRPASFEDLIRPLYFFLDPENEYVSGENIEVDGGWLPEDV, encoded by the coding sequence ATGGACGGACCAGACCTCACGGGGCAGGTGGTTCTCGTCACCGGGAGCGGGCGCGGCATCGGGCGAGAACTCCTGCTTTCGACGGCCGAGTGCGGTGCCAGAGTCGCCGTTCACTACCACACGAGCGCCGAGGAGGCTCGCGAGGTCGCGGCCGCCGCCCGCGAACGCGGCGCGCCCGACTCGACGACGGTGCAGGGCGACGTTACCGACCCCGACTCGGTCGACGACCTGGTATCAGCGGTCGAATCCGAACTCGGCACCGTCGACGTGCTCGTCAACAACGTCGGCGACTTCGCGCCGGAACACTGGGAATCGATCGACCTCGAGACGTGGAATCGGGTGCTCGAGACGAACCTCAACGGGACCGCACTCTGTTCGAAGCGCGTGCTCCCCGGGATGCGCGAAGCGGGGTACGGCCGCATCGTCAACCTCGGCTACGCCTCGAGCGATCGGGCGATGGTCGACCCCAAGAACTTCCCGTACTTCGTCGCCAAAACCGGCGTCCTGCAGTTCACCCGGATGCTTGCGGCCGACACGCAAGACGACGGGATCACCGTCAACGCCATCTCGCCGTACGTCGTCGAGAACTCCGCGGAGTTCCCCGAGGAGTTACCGCGGGGGAGACCGGCGAGTTTCGAGGACCTGATCCGCCCGCTTTACTTCTTCCTCGATCCCGAAAACGAGTACGTGAGCGGCGAAAACATCGAAGTCGACGGCGGGTGGCTCCCCGAGGACGTGTGA